In Candidatus Binatia bacterium, the genomic window GAAACCGAATACTCCGGAGCCGATCTTCGACCAGGGTGACGCGTTCTACGTGCCGCTTCGACACGCCTCGAGTGTGAAGCGTCCTGGGCCGCGAATCCGTATCTGGGAGATTCGCCCCGCCGCAAAGTAGCCTACTGCAGAACTTGCAGCTGGCCCTCGACGCGACGCCGCCGCGAATGGTGACGCACCGCGGTCTCTTCCGTTCGCTCGAGATAAGACTTGTACAGATCGCGCGCGAGCACCTTCGGACCGGTCACGCCGTCGACCAGGGCCCGCGTCGCGGGCGGTCGCGCAAGGAGCTGGCAGGTGAGCGCCCACGCCTCGGCGCCACCCTGTGTGCTCACGTCCAGCGCCACGAGCGCATCCGCGAGATCCACCAAGGGCGCCGGGTTGTGCGAGTCGAGGGCAACGGCCGCGGCGAGCGGCGGGGCCGCACTCGCCATTCGGCCCGCCTGAAACTCGAGCCGCCCGAGGAGTCGCCACGGCTCAGCATCACATGCGTCGACGATCACCGCATCGCGGAGCAGGCGGCTCGCCCGCTCGTCGGCGAAGGCGCGGCTCTCGTGCAGAGCGACCCGACTCAATCGCCGAACCGTGTCTCGCTGCCAACGCCTGAGGCGGTGTCGTCCCGCCTCCTCGAGCGACTCCGCCAGAGGGCGCCCGAGACACCGGAAACTATCCACTTCGGTCCACCGACCGGCCGGAGAGAGGCGCAGCATACGCCCGGTTCGAGTCGGTTCTGCGAGTCCGGCCGGGGGAAACTCGGTCTCCCAAGACTCGACGAGCTCATCCCGATACGTCTCGTAGCGTGACTCACCGGCGATCTTGGGAGCACACAGGAAACGAGGTCGCTTCTCCGCGAGCCACCAACCGCAGGTCATCGACTCCTTCTCACCATCGAGTTCCGCCAGGATGGCCGGCTCGCCACGCATGGTGTGGACCACCAACGCCTTGCGCGCTGTCATCGGACCCGACACGAAGTCGTGCCGACCGAGGAGCACGCCCGGCTTCTGGGTCACGTCCACCAGCGCCAAGAGAGCGCCGTCGCGCCCCTCACCGAGGGCGATCGGCACGAGTGCCATGAGGTACGGCGAGGCCTCCCCGACCTCGATGAAGACCGCCTCTGAGCCGGGGGGGAGTGCGGCGCGGGCACGGGCGCGACGCACGCTCGGGTCGCGGGGAGGTGGCTTTGGCGCCGACGTGGGGGACGGCGGCCGCTGGGAAACGGCCCGGCCCATTCGCGCGGCTCGTGCCTTCGCCTCGATCGTCGTCGGCGACGCCGTCGGTGCGCAGGCGGCGCAACCGAGGGCCAGCGCGAGGGCAGCGAGGCGGACGAACACTCAGACAGTATACGTCACCGGCGGCTGACTCCGACCCGACCACCGCCGGAACTCCCACCACGCGATCCACCACTGAAACTACGGCTTCCACCCAAACTGGAGCGGCCACCGCTTCGCGCGGTCGAACGGCCCGGCCCCGATGCCGAGCGACCGCTGGACGAGAACGACGACCGCGAGCCACTCGACACGGCGCGCCTGTTGCCCCCGGAGGATCCCCGAGATTGCGTTGTGGAGGCCCCCCGGGGGGGCCTCCGACCGGAGCTCGCGACGCGCGGCGGGGGCGCGGGCCGGGTCGCGCGAGCGGACGAACCCGACCGGGTCACGCGGGGAGACGTCGCCTTGCGGCTCACACGGGCAGGCGAGGCGGACCGACTCACACGGGGAGACACCGACGGCCGCGTTCCCGCACGACCCACAGTATTCGTCCGGGCTCCAGAGCGACCGGCACTGGCGCGTGGCTTCGAGGCCCTCGCCCGTGTCACGGCCTCACGCCCCCCGCCCGACTGGCGTCGGGAAACCGGGGGCCGGCCGATCCCCGAACGTGCTGAGGATGCTCTCGTGGCCCCGGCGCCACTCACCGCCGCGCGCTCGGGTCCGCGGGAGGCACCACGCGACCGGCGCGCGCGGGAAGCGCCGACCGGATTACGCTCCGAGCTTTCCGGAGAGAACGCCGGCCGGCTCGCGACGTAGGGCTCGCTCCGACGGGCAAACCGGCGCGGCGCCGATGGCGGGGCCGCTCGGGCCGCTCGGGTCGTGCGGGCCGGCGGACGCGGCGCGACGCTTGCGCGACCGCCGGCCCGCGTATCCACGCGTGCAGTCGGTGCGCGAGAACGGGAGGGGCGAGAGGACGTCGCCGCAGAACGCACCGATGAGCGACCGGTCTGTCCGCGCGCCGCGAGCTGCGCGCGTTCGTCTTGGCTGCCACTCCGGGTTCGACTCGCGTTCCGCTGCACCCGCGGGGTGCCCCGTGCGCCAGATGACCCCGTGAGTCCCGCGCGCCTCACGCCGGAGCGTTCGCGGCCACTGGGCGGCCTCGCCCCACGCCCCACGGCTTCTCTCGAGGGCTGGACGGCACGTCGGCTCGATCGGTCCGGCGTCACGCCGACCCGACCGCTCACCGCACGAAGACCCCGGCGATCGCGTTCGCCAAGAGGAGCCCTGCGACCACCGCGGCCGAATCCTCCACGCTCCGTTCCCGTGAAGCCACCGGGGTGATGACGATTCACGTGACGAACGTCCTTCACGCGGACGTTGTAGATATTTTTTTGCTTGATAATGACGTTATTGACGACCCGCGGCCCGCCCCATCCACCCCACCAGGCAGAACCGACGCGGACCCCCCCGAAGCCTCCCCACCACGGGTAACAGGGCTCACCCCAACCGAGGGGGACCCAGCCGACGTAGCCGGCGCCGATCCCCACGGACACGGACGCGCCGTAGCCGTACCCGCCGCCGTAGCCGTAGAAGGCGACGAGAGCTGGCGAGTACGCCGGGCGCGCGATCACGGTCCCCGGGGCCCAATACCAGTAGCTGTTCTGCCGTACCCAGCGACCGTAGTGGAACGGCGCCCAGCCCCACGCGGCGTAATCCATCCACGTCCATCCCCACGGCTCCACAAAGACCCAGCGCCCATCACGATACGGCGCCCAACCCGCACTCACGTTGGTGGGGCGCCACATCTGACCGTAGCCACGCTGGTACTCCCAAACCCCGTTCTCATCGAGGTCCTCTACGCCGTAGATGTCCGCGCTGACATGCTGGTAGCTCTGGGACGCGTCGACGCGGTCGTCGCGCGAACGTTCCCACCTGTCGAAGTCGTCTTCCGCGGCATTCGCGATCGGGCGGTAGCGTGCCGGACCGTCCGATGCGCCGACGACCGCGCTCGCGTGAGCGAACAACTCGAAGCGGTCATCGCCCACGTGAGCGATCGCCTCACCACGTCCGACGCGAACCGTCGTGCGTCCGTCGGCCTCGACGTCGACCCGATAGCTCCCCGCGCGCTTCAAGACGATGGCGGCGCCCGGCGTATCGATCTCGACGTGTCTCTGGTTCGGGTCGCTTCGCAGACGGACGATGACGCGCCCCACGCGAACACCCACTTGCGTGGCATCCGCGGCCACCTCCAACAGATCGAGCTGGGTGTCGGCGCCAAGGCGCGCGTACGTGCCCGGAGCCAACTGAATCTCGGCGCGCGCGCCCGCCCCCGAATAAAAGGCGTCCCCGGTGACGAGTGGTGCGTTCACGGCGACGCCGGTCCAATCCTCGCCATCGTGGAGTCGGTACGACGCGGGGCCATCGATCAGGCTGATACGGGCGACCCCTGGGGGATCATCGGCGGCCACGGCCAATGAGGGCGAAAAAAGCGTGAGCGCGAAGGCTGCGAGCAATCCGATCTTTCGACAAGCCAAGGTGATGCCTCCCTGAGTTCGAGCCGTGAAGACTCGCTACCACCTACCCAACACAGCCGTCGGGCGAAGGACTCGAAAGTCACCGAAATACCTAATAAGAAAGGCGTTTCTTCAATTTCCCCGTCTTGACCAGTTCGGGGGGGGGGGGGGGGCGAGTCCTACACGAGCCAGACCACCTGAGCCCGCGCCCGCAACTCACCCGCTATCAGCTCCGCCGGCGCACCCGCACCGGCGAACAGGTCGATCCGTGTGCGACCTCGGATTGCGGCACCCTGGTCCATCGCAACGACGACACGTCGCAAGATGGAACCGTCGGGCATCGGCGCCGTGAGAAACCCGACGGACCCCATTGGCGTCACCTCCGGATCGGTCGCGACGGACCGGAACGGAACGAGGGCCACGCCCATCGCCCCGACCGGGCCACGTTCCGGCGGCGCGTCGACCTCTCGAAAGAAGATGTAGCGGGGATTGGTGTGAAGGATCTCGAAGAGACGGCCTCGATGCTCGCGCAGCCACTTCTTGATCGCCGGAGCCGTCGCCTGCTTCGCAAAGAACTCGCCGCGAGCGACGAGTTCCTTCCCGATCGAATGATACGAGCGGCCATTGTTGGCTGCGTAACCGACACGAGCCGTTTCGCCGTTTCCCAGATCCAACCGGCCGGAGCCCTGCACGTGCAGGAAGAAGCTCTCGACCGGGTCGTCC contains:
- a CDS encoding MltA domain-containing protein; the protein is MAAVFALLCVVVVAHAGTPFRDDGDRESLLASLELARTGLQEDSARCRLLDEAIGRLAAGGSVDSVFAQRARSEPVDVLLTGYYEPVLPARRERSPRFRYPLFRAPGNDAHRRASRRDIDQGALSGAGLELFWLDDPVESFFLHVQGSGRLDLGNGETARVGYAANNGRSYHSIGKELVARGEFFAKQATAPAIKKWLREHRGRLFEILHTNPRYIFFREVDAPPERGPVGAMGVALVPFRSVATDPEVTPMGSVGFLTAPMPDGSILRRVVVAMDQGAAIRGRTRIDLFAGAGAPAELIAGELRARAQVVWLV